The Nocardioides conyzicola genome has a segment encoding these proteins:
- a CDS encoding TIGR01777 family oxidoreductase produces MDARTVVIGGASGFLGRHLGAELVERGHAVIALTRRPTSSPDESSWDPYAGVYERDVIERADVVVNLAGTPTIGNVHSRTWARQLRESRVTTTRVLADAIASSERRPAYLAGNAIAWYGDHGDEVVTEASDSRGDSLMTTVCRDWQEAAGPAVEAGARVCFLRTSPVMDGSGAPFKQLRLLTKLGLGARLGDGRQRMAMISLRDWVGAAIHLVEHDAVSGPVNLCSPETPTNVEFTQALAQALDRKALLVAPGFAVKAGAGPVAGEVLGSINLRPTVLEDSGYSFRDRTVHEVVRAALAPSTT; encoded by the coding sequence ATGGACGCACGCACGGTCGTGATCGGCGGCGCCTCCGGATTCCTCGGACGGCACCTGGGCGCAGAGCTGGTGGAGCGCGGGCACGCGGTGATCGCGCTGACCCGCCGACCGACGTCGTCGCCCGACGAGTCGAGCTGGGACCCGTACGCCGGGGTCTACGAGCGCGACGTGATCGAGCGCGCCGACGTCGTGGTCAACCTCGCCGGCACCCCGACGATCGGCAACGTGCACTCCCGCACGTGGGCCCGGCAGCTGCGCGAGAGCCGGGTGACGACGACCCGGGTGCTCGCCGACGCGATCGCCTCCAGCGAGAGGCGCCCGGCGTACCTCGCCGGCAATGCCATCGCCTGGTACGGCGACCACGGGGACGAGGTCGTCACCGAGGCGTCCGACAGCCGCGGCGACAGCCTGATGACGACCGTCTGCCGCGACTGGCAGGAGGCGGCCGGTCCTGCGGTCGAGGCCGGCGCCCGGGTCTGCTTCCTGCGCACCTCTCCGGTGATGGACGGGTCGGGCGCGCCCTTCAAGCAGCTCCGCCTGCTGACCAAGCTGGGTCTGGGCGCCCGGCTCGGCGACGGCCGCCAGCGGATGGCGATGATCTCGCTGCGCGACTGGGTCGGCGCCGCCATCCACCTGGTCGAGCACGACGCGGTGTCCGGACCGGTCAACCTCTGCAGCCCCGAGACCCCGACCAACGTCGAGTTCACCCAGGCGCTGGCCCAGGCGCTCGACCGCAAGGCGCTCCTGGTGGCGCCGGGCTTCGCGGTCAAGGCCGGTGCCGGCCCGGTCGCCGGCGAGGTGCTCGGGTCGATCAACCTCCGGCCGACCGTGCTCGAGGACAGCGGCTACTCCTTCCGCGACCGCACCGTCCACGAGGTCGTCCGCGCCGCGCTCGCGCCCTCCACCACCTGA
- a CDS encoding alpha/beta hydrolase produces MLSRRGFLVGGAALTGVAAAGVAVAGAHHGPVSEPPPAATPGPTHRGSFVSRYRPGVDTHWVVLRPPGAPVDLPVVVALHGLHQDAETVVGRSLYVDRYLAAAVADGVPAFAVAAVDGGTSYWHPRPDGEDTGAMVVDELLPLLGEQGLDVSRIGLLGWSMGGYGALRLAGVLGPDRVGAVVASSPALWQHGGDASSSGFADAAEYDEYSVVGRQDDLAGIPVRVDVGTGDPFYRAVQDYVDGLEKVRSPDDAHVVSTFRPGAHDPAYWRRMLPAQLRFLGRGVGSVA; encoded by the coding sequence ATGCTGAGCCGCCGCGGGTTCCTCGTCGGAGGGGCGGCCCTCACCGGGGTCGCCGCCGCCGGGGTCGCGGTCGCCGGTGCGCACCACGGTCCGGTCAGCGAGCCGCCACCAGCCGCCACCCCGGGCCCGACCCACCGCGGCAGCTTCGTGTCGCGGTACCGCCCGGGCGTCGACACGCACTGGGTGGTGCTCCGCCCGCCCGGCGCCCCCGTCGACCTCCCGGTGGTGGTCGCGCTGCACGGGCTCCACCAGGACGCCGAGACCGTCGTCGGCCGGTCGCTCTACGTGGACCGCTACCTGGCCGCGGCCGTCGCCGACGGGGTCCCGGCCTTCGCCGTCGCGGCCGTCGACGGCGGTACGTCGTACTGGCACCCCCGCCCGGACGGCGAGGACACCGGCGCGATGGTGGTCGACGAGCTGCTGCCGCTGCTCGGCGAGCAGGGTCTCGACGTCTCCCGCATCGGACTGCTCGGCTGGTCGATGGGCGGGTACGGCGCGCTGCGGCTCGCCGGTGTGCTCGGGCCCGACCGGGTCGGTGCCGTCGTCGCGTCGAGCCCGGCGCTGTGGCAGCACGGCGGCGACGCCTCCTCCTCCGGCTTCGCCGACGCCGCGGAGTACGACGAGTACTCCGTCGTCGGCCGCCAGGACGACCTGGCCGGCATCCCGGTCCGGGTCGACGTCGGCACCGGCGACCCGTTCTACCGGGCGGTCCAGGACTACGTCGATGGCCTGGAGAAGGTGCGGAGCCCCGACGACGCCCACGTCGTCAGCACCTTCCGGCCCGGCGCCCACGACCCGGCGTACTGGCGCCGGATGCTGCCCGCTCAGCTGAGGTTCCTCGGCCGCGGCGTAGGCTCGGTGGCGTGA
- the lipB gene encoding lipoyl(octanoyl) transferase LipB translates to MKLEHLGLVDYLAAWDLQREVHQRVADGDQPDTTLLLEHPAVFTAGKRTQPHDRPADPHGAPVIDVDRGGTITFHGPGQLVGYPIVALPDHVKVVDYVRRVEEALIQVCADLGVTTARVPGRSGVWLRADDRGPERKIAALGIRVSRGVTMHGFSLNCDVDLGWFDRFVPCSIDDAGVTSLSKELGRDVTVAEVTPYVERHLGDYLAWAPYVATPDYDARPDPAKHPRIELLTPTRP, encoded by the coding sequence GTGAAGCTCGAGCACCTCGGCCTGGTCGACTACCTGGCCGCGTGGGACCTCCAGCGCGAGGTCCACCAGCGCGTCGCCGACGGGGACCAGCCCGACACGACGCTGCTGCTCGAGCACCCGGCCGTCTTCACCGCCGGCAAGCGCACCCAGCCACACGACCGGCCCGCCGACCCGCACGGTGCCCCGGTCATCGACGTGGACCGCGGCGGCACGATCACCTTCCACGGTCCCGGTCAGCTGGTCGGCTACCCGATCGTCGCGCTGCCCGACCACGTGAAGGTCGTCGACTACGTACGCCGGGTCGAGGAGGCGCTGATCCAGGTCTGCGCGGACCTCGGTGTCACGACCGCCCGGGTCCCCGGCCGCAGCGGCGTGTGGCTGCGCGCCGACGACCGCGGCCCCGAGCGCAAGATCGCCGCGCTCGGCATCCGGGTGAGCCGCGGCGTCACCATGCACGGCTTCTCGCTCAACTGCGACGTCGACCTGGGGTGGTTCGACCGGTTCGTCCCGTGCAGCATCGACGACGCGGGCGTCACCTCCCTCAGCAAGGAGCTCGGCCGCGACGTCACGGTCGCCGAGGTCACGCCGTACGTCGAGCGGCACCTGGGCGACTACCTCGCGTGGGCGCCGTACGTCGCGACGCCCGACTACGACGCGCGACCGGACCCTGCGAAGCACCCTCGGATCGAGCTGCTCACCCCGACCCGACCCTGA
- a CDS encoding ABC transporter ATP-binding protein, with translation MSDLVIETSGLRKEFRTRRGVRVAVHDLDLAVPAGGVHGFLGPNGSGKTTTIRMLLGLATATSGSMRLFGEDVPQRLPSVLDRVGAVVENPKFSPQFTGRQNLTLLARTIGVPDTRVAETVDTVGLTGRDGDRYKTYSLGMKQRLAIAATLLKSPELLILDEPTNGLDPAGIREIRDTIRDLGEAGVTVLLSSHILAEVQQVCTSATIIGNGRMLASGRVEDLIGTSTSYRVGVPDRAAARTALAAAGLVVVDGPELLVETDRPAAVTEALGAAGIWLTELTPVRPDLETVFLELTAGDQLGGVA, from the coding sequence ATGAGCGATCTGGTGATCGAGACCAGTGGTCTGCGCAAGGAGTTCCGCACCCGTCGAGGGGTGCGGGTCGCCGTGCACGACCTCGACCTGGCGGTGCCGGCCGGCGGCGTCCACGGCTTCCTCGGTCCCAACGGCTCGGGCAAGACCACGACGATCCGGATGCTGCTGGGCCTCGCCACGGCGACGTCCGGCTCGATGCGGCTCTTCGGTGAGGACGTGCCCCAGCGACTGCCGTCCGTCCTCGACCGGGTGGGCGCCGTGGTCGAGAACCCGAAGTTCTCCCCGCAGTTCACCGGCCGCCAGAACCTCACCCTCCTCGCCCGCACGATCGGTGTCCCCGACACCCGGGTCGCCGAGACCGTCGACACCGTCGGGCTGACCGGCCGCGACGGCGACCGGTACAAGACCTACTCGTTGGGCATGAAGCAGCGGCTCGCGATCGCCGCCACGCTGCTGAAGTCGCCCGAGCTGCTGATCCTCGACGAGCCGACCAACGGCCTCGACCCGGCCGGCATCCGCGAGATCCGCGACACCATCAGGGACCTGGGCGAGGCCGGCGTGACCGTGCTGCTCAGCTCCCACATCCTCGCCGAGGTCCAGCAGGTCTGCACCTCCGCCACGATCATCGGCAACGGCCGGATGCTCGCGTCCGGCCGCGTCGAGGACCTGATCGGCACCAGCACGTCCTACCGCGTGGGCGTGCCGGACCGGGCCGCTGCGCGCACGGCGCTGGCCGCCGCGGGGCTGGTGGTCGTCGACGGACCGGAGCTGCTCGTCGAGACCGACCGTCCCGCCGCCGTCACGGAGGCGCTCGGCGCCGCCGGGATCTGGCTGACCGAGCTGACACCGGTGCGACCAGACCTGGAGACGGTGTTCCTCGAGCTCACCGCGGGCGACCAGCTGGGCGGGGTCGCGTGA
- a CDS encoding SRPBCC family protein, giving the protein MSRQPTGRIETAAGRARLTIVREFHAPIEDVWAAITEPDRLGRWIGTWTGDPASGEVRFTMTAEDGAPEDGMRIRECDPPRRLAVSTQVGDEWWDLDLDLAESDGVTTLTFTQPDLDASMSDSVGPGWEYYLDRLVAAETGGDVAAIDFDRDYYPAMAEHYRALPGVAPTARPGAGT; this is encoded by the coding sequence ATGAGCAGGCAACCGACCGGACGCATCGAGACCGCAGCGGGACGCGCGCGGCTGACGATCGTGCGCGAGTTCCATGCGCCGATCGAGGACGTCTGGGCCGCCATCACCGAGCCCGATCGTCTCGGGCGCTGGATCGGCACGTGGACCGGCGACCCGGCGTCGGGGGAGGTGCGCTTCACGATGACCGCCGAGGACGGTGCGCCCGAGGACGGCATGCGCATCCGGGAGTGCGACCCGCCCCGGCGGCTGGCGGTCTCGACCCAGGTCGGCGACGAGTGGTGGGACCTCGACCTGGACCTGGCCGAGTCCGACGGCGTCACCACGCTCACCTTCACCCAGCCCGACCTCGACGCGTCGATGAGCGACAGCGTCGGCCCGGGCTGGGAGTACTACCTGGACCGCCTGGTCGCCGCCGAGACCGGTGGCGACGTGGCCGCGATCGACTTCGACCGCGACTACTACCCGGCGATGGCCGAGCACTACCGGGCACTACCGGGCGTAGCCCCTACGGCACGTCCCGGCGCCGGAACGTGA
- a CDS encoding metalloregulator ArsR/SmtB family transcription factor, which translates to MDPFAALADPVRRSLLRALAAGPRRVVDLADGLPISRPAVSKHLRLLTEAGLVTAEDRGRERHYTLHREGLVPVTAYVDALVLPQPLTANALDALDTEVRRVGRDRRRTAPLEESA; encoded by the coding sequence ATGGACCCGTTCGCGGCGCTCGCCGACCCGGTACGCCGCTCGCTGCTGCGGGCGCTCGCGGCCGGTCCGCGGCGGGTCGTGGACCTCGCCGACGGCCTCCCGATCTCGCGGCCCGCGGTGAGCAAGCACCTGCGGCTGCTCACCGAGGCGGGCCTCGTCACCGCCGAGGACCGCGGCCGCGAACGCCACTACACCCTGCACCGGGAAGGCCTGGTGCCGGTGACGGCGTACGTCGACGCGCTGGTCCTGCCGCAGCCACTGACCGCCAACGCCCTGGACGCCCTGGACACCGAGGTCCGCCGGGTCGGGCGCGACCGACGGCGTACCGCACCCCTCGAGGAGAGCGCATGA
- the lipA gene encoding lipoyl synthase, producing MTQAPAPEGRKLLRLEVRNAETPIERKPEWIKTRAKMGPEYKHLQSLVKSEGLHTVCQEAGCPNIFECWEDREATFLIGGDQCTRRCDFCQIDTGKPQPLDRDEPRRVAESVQKMELRYATITGVARDDLEDGGAWLYAETVRVIHEMNPGTGVENLIPDFNGKPDLLREVFESRPEVLAHNVETVPRIFKRIRPAFRYDRSLDVITQARDFGLVTKSNLILGMGETRAEVSQALQDLYDAGCELITITQYLRPSLRHHPVERWVKPEEFVELRDEAEDIGFAGVLSGPLVRSSYRAGRLYRQAMDARAGVATA from the coding sequence GTGACGCAAGCTCCCGCCCCAGAAGGACGCAAGCTGCTCCGACTCGAAGTGCGCAACGCGGAGACCCCGATCGAGCGCAAGCCGGAGTGGATCAAGACGAGGGCCAAGATGGGCCCCGAGTACAAGCACCTGCAGAGCCTGGTGAAGTCCGAGGGACTCCACACGGTCTGCCAGGAGGCCGGTTGTCCCAACATCTTCGAGTGCTGGGAGGACCGCGAGGCGACCTTCCTCATCGGCGGCGACCAGTGCACGCGACGGTGCGACTTCTGCCAGATCGACACAGGCAAGCCGCAGCCGCTCGACCGTGACGAGCCGCGCCGCGTGGCCGAGTCCGTGCAGAAGATGGAGCTCCGCTACGCCACGATCACCGGCGTCGCGCGCGACGACCTCGAGGACGGCGGCGCCTGGCTCTACGCCGAGACCGTGCGCGTCATCCACGAGATGAACCCCGGCACCGGCGTCGAGAACCTCATCCCCGACTTCAACGGCAAGCCCGACCTGCTCCGCGAGGTGTTCGAGTCGCGGCCCGAGGTGCTGGCCCACAACGTGGAGACCGTGCCGCGGATCTTCAAGCGGATCCGCCCCGCGTTCCGCTACGACCGCTCGCTGGACGTGATCACCCAGGCCCGCGACTTCGGCCTGGTCACCAAGTCCAACCTGATCCTCGGCATGGGCGAGACCCGCGCGGAGGTCTCGCAGGCGCTCCAGGACCTGTACGACGCCGGCTGCGAGCTCATCACGATCACGCAGTACCTCCGCCCGTCGCTGCGGCACCACCCGGTCGAGCGCTGGGTGAAGCCCGAGGAGTTCGTCGAGCTCCGCGACGAGGCCGAGGACATCGGCTTCGCGGGGGTGCTGTCCGGGCCGCTCGTCCGCTCGTCGTACCGTGCCGGTCGCCTGTACCGTCAGGCGATGGACGCCCGCGCGGGCGTCGCCACCGCCTGA
- a CDS encoding DUF4191 domain-containing protein: MAKDPKPVDPDKMSRTKQFVETYRMASKSDPRLGLWILGSFVLGAAVGFAVFFFLLPASGILHAVISVVGALLLGTLLAMIVFGRRAQKAAYSQMEGQPGAAAAALRMLRGRSWKTDPVIAFTKQQDVVHRVVGPPGIILVGEGNPHRLKQLMLSERRKHERVASEIPIHEVVCGNDAGQVPLSKLARHVQKLGRQVKPAEMTDVLYRLKALDANRSAIPMPKGPIPTSMKGMRGQQRGR, translated from the coding sequence ATGGCGAAGGACCCGAAGCCCGTCGACCCGGACAAGATGAGCCGGACCAAGCAGTTCGTCGAGACCTACCGGATGGCGTCCAAGTCGGACCCCCGCCTCGGCCTGTGGATCCTCGGCTCGTTCGTGCTCGGTGCGGCCGTCGGCTTCGCCGTCTTCTTCTTCCTGCTGCCTGCCAGCGGCATCCTGCACGCGGTCATCTCCGTGGTCGGCGCGCTGCTGCTCGGCACGCTGCTGGCGATGATCGTCTTCGGCCGGCGCGCCCAGAAGGCGGCGTACAGCCAGATGGAGGGCCAGCCCGGAGCCGCGGCCGCCGCGCTGCGGATGCTGCGCGGGCGCAGCTGGAAGACCGACCCCGTCATCGCGTTCACCAAGCAGCAGGACGTCGTGCACCGGGTGGTCGGTCCTCCCGGCATCATCCTGGTCGGCGAGGGCAACCCCCACCGCCTCAAGCAGCTGATGCTCAGCGAGCGCCGCAAGCACGAGCGGGTCGCCTCCGAGATCCCGATCCACGAGGTCGTCTGCGGCAACGACGCCGGTCAGGTCCCGCTCTCCAAGCTCGCGCGCCACGTGCAGAAGCTCGGCCGCCAGGTGAAGCCCGCCGAGATGACCGACGTGCTCTACCGGCTCAAGGCGCTCGACGCCAACCGCTCGGCGATCCCGATGCCCAAGGGCCCGATCCCCACCAGCATGAAGGGCATGCGCGGCCAGCAGCGAGGGCGCTAG
- a CDS encoding LppX_LprAFG lipoprotein codes for MARLPRPRRTAAALAVVSLLSVGLVGCGESDGSGSTAEDPAAAAVLANLDKGDQVDPADFVDTISDGLKASTTAHVTMKVGLGSMGEMSGEGDLDYTADPPAMAMTMDLPMAGSGTATEVRYVDGIFYMKLGGMSAGKFWKLDPSADDSPLGDMGHALDQLDPARTLEQIEPAIDRVTYAGDGHYELTVDPARVSKAMDLPAQASAQLPDSITYDVWLDDENRLSKMHMELPVAGSESTVDLSASDWGKDVTIEAPPASDITEMPDLGSMGGGTTGG; via the coding sequence GTGGCCCGTCTCCCGCGCCCCCGTCGTACCGCCGCCGCGCTCGCTGTCGTCTCCCTCCTGTCGGTGGGTCTCGTCGGATGCGGTGAGTCGGACGGCTCCGGCTCGACGGCCGAGGATCCCGCTGCCGCCGCCGTCCTGGCCAACCTGGACAAGGGCGACCAGGTCGACCCCGCCGACTTCGTCGACACGATCTCCGACGGGCTCAAGGCGTCGACGACCGCCCACGTGACGATGAAGGTCGGCCTCGGGTCGATGGGGGAGATGAGCGGCGAGGGCGACCTCGACTACACCGCCGACCCGCCCGCGATGGCGATGACGATGGACCTGCCGATGGCAGGGTCCGGCACGGCGACCGAGGTGAGGTACGTCGACGGCATCTTCTACATGAAGCTCGGGGGGATGTCCGCCGGCAAGTTCTGGAAGCTGGATCCCTCGGCCGACGACAGCCCGCTGGGCGACATGGGCCACGCGCTGGACCAGCTCGACCCGGCGAGGACCCTGGAGCAGATCGAGCCCGCGATCGACCGGGTCACGTACGCCGGCGACGGTCACTACGAGCTGACGGTCGATCCGGCGCGCGTGTCGAAGGCGATGGACCTGCCGGCCCAGGCGTCGGCGCAGCTGCCCGACTCGATCACCTACGACGTCTGGCTCGATGACGAGAACCGGCTGTCCAAGATGCACATGGAGCTGCCGGTCGCTGGCTCGGAGTCGACGGTCGACCTGAGCGCCTCCGACTGGGGCAAGGACGTCACGATCGAGGCGCCGCCGGCGTCCGACATCACCGAGATGCCCGACCTGGGCTCGATGGGCGGCGGGACGACGGGGGGCTAG
- a CDS encoding RDD family protein has translation MSATAALPYETASWGRRVIALLVDWFACLAVVSLFTPVFGTTGGPGSTYTLLLFVLESAVLTCTVGGSFGKMATRLRVVRVDNGGRLDPLRSLARAILVALVIPPLVFRPDRRGLHDIAAGTATVTVQVASPHA, from the coding sequence GTGTCAGCAACCGCAGCCCTGCCGTACGAGACCGCGTCCTGGGGGCGACGGGTGATCGCCCTGCTGGTCGACTGGTTCGCGTGCCTGGCAGTGGTCAGCCTCTTCACCCCGGTCTTCGGTACGACGGGCGGCCCGGGCAGCACGTACACGCTGCTGCTCTTCGTGCTCGAGTCGGCGGTGCTCACCTGCACGGTCGGCGGCTCGTTCGGCAAGATGGCCACCCGGCTGCGCGTCGTGCGGGTCGACAACGGCGGTCGGCTCGACCCGCTCCGGTCGTTGGCCCGCGCGATCCTGGTCGCCCTGGTGATCCCGCCGCTGGTCTTCCGGCCGGACCGGCGCGGCCTGCACGACATCGCCGCCGGGACGGCGACGGTCACGGTCCAGGTCGCTTCTCCACACGCCTGA
- the glnA gene encoding type I glutamate--ammonia ligase, with product MFQNSDELLKYIKDEGVEMVDVRFVDLPGIEQHFTVPVSSFDQSVFDDGLAFDGSSIRGFQAINESDMALFPDPTTAYLDPFRTAKTLNLSFFIHDPITGEAYSRDPRNIARKALAYLETTGIADTAFFAPEAEFYIFDSVRYSTSANEGYYHIDSVEGWWNSGKEGDNLGYKTRFKGGYFPVAPYDHYGDLRDEMVKNLEASGLLVERAHHEVGTAGQAEINYRFDTLLKAADDVMKFKYLIKNTAWNNGKSVTFMPKPIFGDNGSGMHVHQSLWTGGEPLFYDETGYGGLSDMARWYIGGILKHAPALLAFTNPTVNSYHRLVPGFEAPISLVYSSRNRSASVRIPITGSNPKAKRIETRFPDPSANPYLAFSALLLAGVDGIKNKIEPPAPIDKDIYELPPDEMAEIAQVPTSLDAVLLALEADHDFLTVGNVFTPDLIETWIDYKRTHEIAPVALRPHPHEFELYYDI from the coding sequence ATGTTCCAGAACAGCGACGAGCTGCTCAAGTACATCAAGGACGAAGGCGTCGAGATGGTCGACGTACGCTTCGTCGACCTGCCCGGCATCGAGCAGCACTTCACCGTCCCGGTCTCGTCGTTTGACCAGTCGGTCTTCGACGACGGCCTCGCCTTCGACGGGTCCTCGATCCGCGGCTTCCAGGCGATCAACGAGTCGGACATGGCGCTGTTCCCGGACCCGACCACGGCGTACCTCGACCCCTTCCGCACGGCGAAGACGCTGAACCTGAGCTTCTTCATCCACGACCCGATCACGGGTGAGGCCTACTCGCGCGACCCGCGCAACATCGCCCGCAAGGCGCTGGCCTACCTGGAGACGACCGGCATCGCGGACACCGCCTTCTTCGCCCCCGAGGCGGAGTTCTACATCTTCGACAGCGTCCGCTACTCCACCTCCGCCAACGAGGGCTACTACCACATCGACTCGGTCGAGGGCTGGTGGAACTCGGGCAAGGAGGGCGACAACCTCGGCTACAAGACGCGCTTCAAGGGTGGCTACTTCCCCGTCGCGCCGTACGACCACTACGGCGACCTGCGCGACGAGATGGTCAAGAACCTCGAGGCCTCCGGCCTGCTCGTCGAGCGCGCGCACCACGAGGTCGGCACCGCCGGCCAGGCGGAGATCAACTACCGCTTCGACACGCTGCTCAAGGCCGCGGACGACGTGATGAAGTTCAAGTACCTCATCAAGAACACCGCGTGGAACAACGGCAAGTCGGTCACCTTCATGCCGAAGCCGATCTTCGGTGACAACGGCTCGGGCATGCACGTGCACCAGTCGCTGTGGACCGGTGGCGAGCCGCTCTTCTACGACGAGACCGGGTACGGCGGCCTGTCCGACATGGCCCGCTGGTACATCGGCGGCATCCTCAAGCACGCCCCGGCGCTGCTGGCGTTCACCAACCCGACGGTGAACTCCTACCACCGCCTGGTGCCGGGCTTCGAGGCCCCGATCTCGCTCGTCTACTCCTCGCGCAACCGCTCCGCCTCGGTCCGCATCCCGATCACGGGCTCGAACCCCAAGGCCAAGCGCATCGAGACCCGCTTCCCCGACCCGTCGGCGAACCCGTACCTCGCGTTCTCCGCGCTGCTCCTGGCCGGTGTCGACGGCATCAAGAACAAGATCGAGCCGCCCGCCCCGATCGACAAGGACATCTACGAGCTCCCGCCGGACGAGATGGCCGAGATCGCCCAGGTGCCGACCTCGCTCGACGCCGTCCTCCTGGCCCTCGAGGCCGACCACGACTTCCTCACGGTGGGCAACGTCTTCACGCCCGACCTGATCGAGACGTGGATCGACTACAAGCGCACCCACGAGATCGCTCCCGTGGCCCTGCGTCCGCACCCGCACGAGTTCGAGCTCTACTACGACATCTGA
- a CDS encoding MBL fold metallo-hydrolase, with amino-acid sequence MTDPTTVTPVLTADFGIEAGSGGRMPVYVHLIDHRGTRILVDTGIKDQHPALFDMDPRLRAWTEEVELASIDIVVNTHLHADHCGGNHLFESRPVYVQRRELDDALSLEDYTLREWVEAPGVRYTAVDGETEIVPGIRLLPAPGHTDGSQIVVVDSGEQRLVIAGDTAVWFGELDEPTTEGQRLITTLRPDAVWLSHEHLPWKPST; translated from the coding sequence ATGACTGACCCGACCACCGTGACGCCAGTGCTGACAGCCGACTTTGGAATCGAGGCCGGGAGCGGCGGGCGCATGCCCGTCTATGTGCACCTGATCGACCACAGGGGCACTCGCATCCTCGTAGACACCGGCATCAAGGATCAGCACCCGGCCCTGTTCGACATGGACCCTCGGCTGCGCGCATGGACCGAAGAGGTCGAACTCGCCAGCATCGACATCGTGGTCAACACCCATCTGCACGCCGACCACTGCGGCGGGAACCACTTGTTCGAGTCGCGCCCGGTCTATGTCCAGCGCCGAGAGCTTGACGATGCGCTCTCACTCGAGGACTACACGCTGCGCGAGTGGGTGGAAGCACCAGGTGTGCGCTACACAGCGGTCGACGGCGAGACCGAGATCGTGCCCGGCATCAGACTCCTGCCCGCACCCGGACACACCGATGGCTCGCAGATCGTTGTCGTCGACAGCGGCGAACAACGCCTCGTCATCGCCGGGGACACCGCAGTGTGGTTTGGTGAGCTTGACGAACCAACCACCGAGGGTCAGAGGCTCATCACGACGCTCCGCCCCGACGCAGTCTGGCTTTCGCACGAGCACCTTCCCTGGAAGCCGTCGACCTAG